A part of Legionella sainthelensi genomic DNA contains:
- a CDS encoding acetoacetate--CoA ligase codes for MSDIVWKPQNPQKSRMWQFMEFAAQKHCQIFENYQDMHTWSIKHPDSFWQTLCEFFHLKFDKPPHQILNYYKDMIEARWFTGAQFNFAEKLLSRRDQHVALISLTEDNDRHSMSYEQLYLQVAQCAAGLKAIGVTVGDRVAALMPNTSYTIIAMLATTSLGAIWSSCSPDFGAQAAIDRLGQITPKALFICDGHQYQGKKHSGVEKIKQLNDAISSLIQIVVCPNINEPVDISLLPKAQAWNDFLRPADQCEFVSLPFEHPVYIMFSSGTTGKPKCIVHGAGGTLLQHLKELGLHTDLHTTDNLCFYTTCGWMMWNWTVSALALGATLTLYEGSPTYPENGRLFQLIEKEQVTVFGTSAKFISAVEKAGVVPKDEYNLTHLRCILSTGSPLLPKNYDYVYNQIKNDVQLCSISGGTDIISCFALGNPMLPIYRGELQCLGLGMAVDVFDEQGTPLRGERGELVCTAPFPSMPVGFWNDPQREAYQHAYFERFSGVWAHGDFAEITKHHGLIIYGRSDAVLNPGGVRIGTAEIYRQVEKINDVVDSIVIGQDWQDDVRIILFVKLRDDMKLTEEIINKIRLTIRQNASPRHVPAKILQVADIPRTISGKIVEVAVRQVVHGLPVNNLQSLANPQALDYFKNREELQQ; via the coding sequence ATGAGCGATATTGTATGGAAACCTCAAAACCCGCAAAAAAGTAGAATGTGGCAATTTATGGAATTTGCTGCTCAAAAGCATTGTCAGATTTTTGAAAATTATCAAGACATGCACACTTGGTCTATCAAGCACCCCGATTCATTCTGGCAAACGCTTTGCGAATTTTTTCATTTAAAATTTGATAAACCACCTCACCAAATTCTTAACTATTATAAAGATATGATCGAAGCACGCTGGTTTACAGGTGCTCAATTTAATTTTGCAGAAAAACTTTTATCGCGAAGAGACCAACATGTCGCCCTAATTAGTCTTACTGAAGATAATGACAGACATTCAATGAGTTATGAGCAACTATATCTACAAGTTGCCCAATGTGCTGCAGGCCTAAAAGCGATTGGAGTCACAGTAGGTGATCGCGTAGCCGCTTTAATGCCCAATACTTCCTACACAATAATTGCAATGTTAGCCACAACCTCATTAGGAGCAATCTGGTCTTCATGCTCACCTGACTTCGGTGCTCAAGCCGCAATTGATCGGCTCGGGCAAATAACACCGAAAGCCTTATTTATATGTGATGGTCATCAATATCAGGGAAAAAAACATAGTGGTGTGGAAAAAATCAAGCAACTTAATGATGCTATCTCCTCGCTCATCCAAATTGTAGTTTGTCCAAATATCAATGAACCTGTAGATATTTCCTTGCTCCCCAAAGCACAAGCATGGAATGATTTTCTCCGTCCAGCAGACCAGTGCGAGTTTGTTTCATTACCTTTTGAACACCCCGTTTACATTATGTTTTCATCAGGCACTACAGGAAAACCCAAATGCATTGTTCATGGTGCTGGAGGAACCTTACTTCAACATCTTAAAGAGTTGGGATTACATACCGATCTCCATACCACAGATAATCTATGTTTTTATACTACTTGTGGTTGGATGATGTGGAATTGGACTGTTTCCGCTTTGGCATTAGGGGCAACACTCACTTTATATGAGGGTTCTCCAACTTATCCTGAAAATGGTCGTTTATTTCAATTAATCGAAAAAGAACAAGTAACGGTCTTTGGGACAAGTGCAAAATTCATTTCTGCTGTTGAAAAAGCTGGGGTGGTTCCTAAAGATGAATATAATTTAACCCACTTACGTTGTATTCTTTCTACAGGCTCTCCCCTATTACCTAAAAACTACGATTACGTTTATAACCAAATCAAAAATGATGTACAACTATGCTCTATATCCGGTGGCACAGACATTATTTCATGTTTTGCATTAGGTAACCCAATGCTCCCGATCTACAGGGGTGAGTTACAATGTCTTGGTTTAGGCATGGCTGTAGATGTTTTTGATGAACAAGGCACCCCCCTTCGAGGAGAGCGAGGAGAGTTAGTTTGTACTGCTCCATTCCCTTCCATGCCCGTGGGTTTTTGGAATGATCCTCAAAGAGAGGCATATCAACATGCTTATTTTGAGCGCTTTTCTGGTGTTTGGGCACATGGTGATTTTGCTGAAATCACCAAACATCATGGATTGATTATCTATGGTCGCTCCGATGCGGTGTTAAATCCAGGAGGAGTGCGCATTGGTACTGCTGAAATTTATAGGCAAGTAGAAAAAATTAATGACGTAGTTGATAGTATTGTAATTGGCCAAGATTGGCAGGATGACGTTCGTATTATTTTGTTTGTCAAATTACGCGATGATATGAAACTTACCGAAGAAATCATCAACAAAATACGTTTAACCATTCGACAAAATGCCTCTCCAAGACATGTACCGGCAAAAATCCTGCAAGTTGCAGATATTCCACGTACGATTAGTGGCAAAATTGTAGAAGTAGCAGTGCGACAAGTAGTTCATGGTTTGCCGGTAAATAATTTGCAATCTCTAGCAAATCCACAAGCCCTGGATTATTTTAAAAATCGTGAAGAATTACAGCAATAA